The Kordia sp. SMS9 DNA window TCGCGACTTGAATGCTGTCTAAAAAATACGGATTTCCTGTGTTTACATTGTATTGAATTCCTGCTCTGCGTTCTTTTTCATCAGGCACAATTTCATAATTTGCTTCCGCATTAAAAAAACCTTTGTTTTGATAATATACTTTTAAGCGATTGGTGGTTTTCCGCGTTTTCTTCTTATCAATAATTACAGGTGCTTCTCCTGTCTTTTTTAGCCAATTATTAAAACCTGTTTTGTAATTTCCCAATTCTCGAACTTGCTTTTCAGACAATCTTTTGTACAAACGGTCGCGGCGTTTTGGATTTCGATCTAACCAAGCTTGATAGGTAGAATCTGAATCTTCTTCCGAAAGGTTGTAAATGTGCAATCGCAACGGGAAACTCAACAAACGACTGTTGGGTTTTTGGTACATTTGACTCAATGCGTCTGGATCGTTTGACACTTCTCCATTCACCTTTAATTCATTCTCCATCAAAAGCAATTCGTCATCTTTTACATATTTGATGGAATTACAGGAATGAAGAAATGCGCCAATTATAATAAATAATGATATTTTTGCTAAAAAGGATTTCAATAAGAGGTGTTTTTCAAATTCAAAATTAAACTATTTGGATGATTAGCAAAAGACAAATAAAAATAATAACGAGTCTACATCAAAAAAAGTACCGAAAATCAACCGGACTGTTTGTTGCGGAAGGAAAAAAGGTAATTCAAGAGTTTCTAAATTCTAATTTTGAACTAGATACACTATTTACTACGGATGAAAGTTTGTTTGCTTTCAACCCAAAAGTAACATTAATTTCGGAAGCGGAATTAAAAAAGATCAGTTTCTTAAAAACACCCAACAAAACCTTGGCACTTTTTAAAATTTCGGAGGTCGCTGCGGCGGAAACGGAAGGTTTGATCGTTGCTTTGGATGCCATTCGCGATCCTGGAAACTTAGGCACGATTATTCGATTGTGCGATTGGTTTGGCGTGAAACAACTCGTATGTTCTGAAACTACTGTTGATTGCTACAACCCAAAAGTAATTCAAGCTACGATGGGCTCGCTGAC harbors:
- a CDS encoding RNA methyltransferase, translating into MISKRQIKIITSLHQKKYRKSTGLFVAEGKKVIQEFLNSNFELDTLFTTDESLFAFNPKVTLISEAELKKISFLKTPNKTLALFKISEVAAAETEGLIVALDAIRDPGNLGTIIRLCDWFGVKQLVCSETTVDCYNPKVIQATMGSLTRVNVLYTNLSTYLSKTNLPVFGAFMDGENVYKANLPKDGILVMGNEANGVSDEISNLITEKIAIPRFGDMQQTESLNVAMATGILLNEFKRVDF